The genomic stretch GAAGACGCAGATCTCGAGCCAGAGTGGGAGGATCACAGGAGATGTAGATGATCTTCTCCGGGGCCACTTCTGGCAAGAATCGGATTACCTCTTTACACCCTGACCTTGGGGGGTCAAGAAGCACGGTATCAAACCTTTCAGCCTCTTTGGTTAGCTTCCAGAGGCACTCGGCCGCCGAAAGCCTCTCAAACTGCAGGTTGTCAAGCCCCCACAAGCGCCGATTTTCCAGGGCATCATCAATGGCTCGATTGTCAAGATCTACCCCCAGGGCCCTTTTTACCTGGGTGGCTAAGGGAATGATGAAGTTTCCCATACCGCAGTGGAGATCAAGGGCGCTTTCCCCTTGAGCCAAGGAAAGGACATAGTCTATGAGGCGGAGATTAACTGACCAGTTGGCCTGGGTGAAGACCTTGGGAGCGGCCACGAAGACTTGATCTCGCTCAAGTCCCAATAAATCTTTGGGAATGGGGAAGACCCTTCGGCCCTGCCAGCTGGCCTCAGAGGGAAAAGGGCCTTCCGGGGTCGGCCCTCTTAACCAGTAAAAAAAGGCCTTGATCTTGGGGACTTCTGCCAAAAATTCCTTTATGGTTTCTAGGTTTGGTCTTAATTTCAGCCAGACCAGGAAAACTACCCGGCCTTCCAGCGGGCTGACGGCTAAATCCACCCGTTTGGCTACTTGAGCCAGTCGCATCCAGGCCCGGGACAGGGAGAGGGTCTTGAGGACATCGTTAATTTCCTCCCGGGCCAGCAGGCATCTTTTTATCGGGACCAGCCTGTGGGAGCGGCGTTTAAGGAAACCCAAGGCCCCAGTTTCGGCCTGAACATGGAACTGAAGCTTGTGGCGGTAGGAGAAAGTCTCTGGGGAGGGAACGATTTTCCTTACCAGATTCGGCGAAAGGCCGGCTATCCGTGCTAGCGTCTCCTTGAGGATCTCTTCCTTGAGGCGTAACTGGCCTTCATAGGAGATATGTTGCCACTGACATCCCCCACAATGAGGGAGGTATTCACAGGCCGGGGAGATGCGCCAGTCGGAAGAGCGGAGGATCTCCTTGACTTCTCCCAGAGCATAGTCCCCTTCCAGGCGTTTTATCCGGATTTCTATCTCTTCTTCTGGCAGGGTGTCAGGGACGAAGACTACCCGGCCATCGGCCAGATGACCTAGGCCGTCACCTCCATAGACAAGTTTTTCGATCTTTATTTTTTCGAATTTTTGCCGCACTCCAAACAAAGTTAGTCCCTCTCAAGGAGTTCTTTGAGCTCTAAGAGCTCCCTTTTGATCTCCTGGAGCAGACTCTGATGGGTGGGCTTCTCAGCCAGCCTTTTTCGGGCTCCGGCAATGGTGAAGCCCTCATCATAGAGGAGTTTTTTTATCTGAAGAATAGTCTCGACGTCTTTGCGCCGATAAAGTCGCTGGCCGGCCACCCGTTTAGGGCGGATTTGAGGGAATTCCCTTTCCCAGTAACGAAGGACATGAGGCTCGAGCCCGCAAATCTCAGCCACTTCACCAATCCGGAAATAGGCCTTCTTGGGAATCGCGGCCTCTTTGGCCATCAGCGGGCATTGAGATTCTTGCGCAGGGTGGGGCTAGGACGAAAAACAACGGTCTTCTGGTCGGGGATTTCGATGGCCTCGCCGCTTCGGGGAGAGACTCCCCGTCTTCCCCGTCTTTCGTAGGGCTCAAAGGTGCCAAAACGAACGATCTTTACCGGCTCCCCGATAATTAGGGCCTCTTTTATCAGTTCAAAGACCTCATCCACCACCCTGGACATGCTCCGGACTGAAAAACCGAGATTGTCGTGTAAATGCTGGGCCAGTTCCTTTTTAGTGACTGTCTTGTTTTTTTTCATCATCGTATCCGGGCCTTGAACTGGGCTAGAATTTTCTCGGTGAGGTCTTTTTGGATCTCATTTACCTCTTCGTCGGTTAGGGTTCGGTCCGGGGCTCGGTAGATAAATCTGAGCCCCAGAGAACGATAACCCTGGGGAATATTCTTCCCCTGATAGACATCAAAGATAAAAACCTCCTCCAGATAGGGAACATCAAGGGCCTTAATGGCCATCAAGATGTCAGCAGCCGGAATAGTCTGGGAGACAACGATGGCTAGATCTCGAGTAGTGGCTGGATACCGAGGCAGAGGCCGAAAACGGACGACTGGTCGGTAAAGACTCACCAGTTCATCAAAGGAGAGCTCAAAGATATAAAGAGGGGAATCCAGATCAAGGGCCTCCCGAAGATATGGGGCCACTTCTCCCAAATATCCTATGACCTTTTGATTAGAAACAACCTCCATGGAAACCCCGGGGCGGAGATATGGTTGGCTACTTTGAGGCATGAGTTTGGCCTTCACCTTTAGGGCCGAAAGAATGCCTTCCACCAATCCCTTAAGATCAAAAAAATCGCCCTCTCGAGGGGGTTCATGACAGGATTCCGGCCGGATATAACCGGTGAGAAGACCAGCTACCATGGTCTCTTCGTGGGGGAGCTCCTGGCCTTCGTCAATGAAGATCTTGCCTATTTCAAAAAGCTTAAGGTGGGGGTTCCCCCGGAAGATATTCCTTCGGGCTACCTCCAAAAGACAAGGAACAAGGCTGGGGCGCATGATGGCTTGATCTTCTGAAAGAGGGTTGAGGATCTTGACCACTTTGCGTCTTGGATCATCTGGAGCCAGCCGGAGAAGATCAAGCCAACGCTCACTGATAAAGCTATAGGAGATGATTTCTGAAAGCCCCATCCCCACCAAGGTGGAGCGCAGCCGGCGCTGGAGACGTCGCTCGTCACCCTCGGCTTCGGCCTCCAGTCTAGCTGTAGGGAAACCGGTGGCTATAAGGCCGTAACCATAGAGCCGGGCCACCTCTTCTATAAGATCCGCCTCTATGGAGAGGTCATGACGGAAGCTGGGAATATGGGCCCTGAGCCCTTCTTCCTCAAGGTGCGTCTTAATTCTGAGACGTTCAAGTAAGTTAGCCGCTAGCTTAATGGGGATATCCTCCCCCAGGAGGCGTTTTAGGCGAGAAGCCCTGAGGAGAACCTTCCTTTCCTTTGCCGGGCGAGGATAGACGTCGATTAGGCCAGCAACGATCTGACCTCCTGCCAGCTCTCCCATCAAGGAGGCCGCCCTTTCGAGACCAAGGATTACGGTCTCAGGATCCGTCCCTCGCTCAAAACGATACGAAGATTCACTGCTTAGCCGAAGCTTCTGACTGGTCCGCCTGATACTAAGAGGATTGAAACAGGCACTTTCAATGAGAACTTCTTGGGTCTCTTCTGTAATTTCTGTCTCGGCTCCTCCCATAACCCCGGCAATGGCCACTGGCCCTTTGGGATCAGCGATAACCAAGGTCTCCTCATCAAGCCTTCTTTCTACCCCATCTAGGGTGATGATGGCCTCTCCTGGTCGGGCTCGTCGGACAATAATTCGGCCTTCAGAGAGCCGCTGGAGATCAAAGGCATGAAGAGGTTGGCCAACCTCAAAAAGAATGTAGTTGGTAATATCGACGATGTTATTAATGGGACGAATCCCCACGGCCTTAAGCCTTCTTTTAAGCCAAAGGGGAGAAGGGGCGATCTTGACTCCCCTAACCACTCGGGCCGCGTAGCGGTAACAGAGATCAGGTTCCTCTATATTGACTTGAGCTAGCTGGGTAACCTCATCTCCTTGGGGAGGGGCGGGCCGGGGGGGAATGGTCAGGTCCAGATCAAAGATGGCGGCCACCTCCCTGGCCACGCCGAGTATAGAAAGACAGTCTCCTCGATTGGGGGTGATGCCAAGCTCCAAGACAGGGTCCTTCAGAGAGAGGGCCTCTCTCAGATCTAGGCCGGTGGCCAGAGAGGAGGGGAGAATCATTAATCCGTTTTCATCTCCATCGAGGCCCAGCTCGGCGGCTGAACAAAGAACAGCCTCAGACAGCTCTCCCTTAATGGTGGTCGGGATGATCTCTTGACCCTCAAAGAGAACCGCTCCCGGCAGGGCTAAAGGGGCCTTTATGCCAGGGGCCACATTGGGAGCGCCACACACTACCCTGTAAGTCTTCTCACCGGCGCGAACGAGACAGAGGGAAAGATGTTCCTGACGAGGATGAGGCAGGACTTCAAAAACCTCCCCCACCACTACCCTGTCTAAATAATCATAGGCGTCTTCCAGGCCCTCTACCTCCAGGCCTGCCATGGTCAGGGCCTCGGCCACCTCCTCGGGTGAGGCCGAAAGATGGGGAACAAATTCCTTAAGCCAGGAATAGGGAACACGCATGGTCAAAACTGCTCCAGAAAACGCCAGTTATTTTCAAAAAAGAGCCGGATATCGTCGATACCGTATTTGAGCATGGCGATTCTCTCCACTCCCAGACCAAAGGCAAACCCCGTCCACTCTTCGCTATCGTAGCCTACACTGGCAAAGACATTGGGGTGGACCATCCCCGCTCCCAAGACCTCCAGCCAACCTGTATGCCCGCAAACCCGGCAACCCTTTCCCCCACACATAACACACTGGATGTCGATCTCTGCCGAGGGTTCAGTGAAGGGGAAAAAGCTCGGCCGGAAACGGACCCCTGTCTGGGGGCCAAAAATCTGGTGGACGAAATAGGTCAGAACCCCCTTAAGATCAGCAAAAGAGACCTCCCGGTCCACCATAAGCCCCTCTACCTGGTGGAACATGGGGGTGTGGGTAACATCGGAATCGCAACGATAGACCTTACCCGGAGCGATGATTCTCAGGGGCGGCCGGCGTCTTTCCATGGCCCGAATCTGGATGGGAGAGGTATGAGTTCGCAAGAGAACAGACTCAGAGATATAAAATGTGGCCTGCATATCCCTGGCCGGATGATCCTTGGGGATATTTAAGGCCTCAAAGTTATAATAATCGAGTTCAACCTCCGGGCCCCTTTCAATGGAAAACCCCAGGCGGACGAAGACCTCACATATTTCTTCCATTACCTGGGTGATGGGATGGAGGTGGCCAATGGGCCAGGGACGCCCGGGCAGGGTGATATCCAGCCCTGGGCCGATGCTGGCCTCCTTCTCTTTGAGATCCGAGAGTCTATCTTTTATGCGGCTCTCAAGCTCTCTTTTTATCTCGTTGGCCAATCGCCCCACGATTGGCCGCAACTCTGCCGGGAGTTCTTTAACCCCTTTAAGGATTCCGGTAAGGAGGCCCTTTCTTCCTAAATATTTGATCCTTACGGCCTCTACCTCTTGGGAGGTCTGGGCCTTTGCCAGTTCGGCCAGGGCCTCAGCCCTTAGGCTCTTTAACCTCTCTTCCTCCATGACTCTATTGCTGAAGATTGGCCGAGGCGAGGTTGACCAGACGGCTGAAGGCCTCTGGATCTGTTACGGCTAGGTTGGCCAACATCTTGCGGTCTATCTCTACCCCAGCCTTTCTAAGCCCTCCCATAAACTTGCTATAGGAGAGGCCATTTAATCGGGTGGCAGCTCCAATGCGTACCTGCCAGAGACGCCGGAAGTCCCTTTTACGTTGCCGGCGATCCCGATAAGCATAGGCCATGGCTCTTTCCACAGTCTCCTTGGCCCGGCGGAAATTACGGCTCCGGTTGC from Thermosulfuriphilus ammonigenes encodes the following:
- the rlmD gene encoding 23S rRNA (uracil(1939)-C(5))-methyltransferase RlmD, whose translation is MRQKFEKIKIEKLVYGGDGLGHLADGRVVFVPDTLPEEEIEIRIKRLEGDYALGEVKEILRSSDWRISPACEYLPHCGGCQWQHISYEGQLRLKEEILKETLARIAGLSPNLVRKIVPSPETFSYRHKLQFHVQAETGALGFLKRRSHRLVPIKRCLLAREEINDVLKTLSLSRAWMRLAQVAKRVDLAVSPLEGRVVFLVWLKLRPNLETIKEFLAEVPKIKAFFYWLRGPTPEGPFPSEASWQGRRVFPIPKDLLGLERDQVFVAAPKVFTQANWSVNLRLIDYVLSLAQGESALDLHCGMGNFIIPLATQVKRALGVDLDNRAIDDALENRRLWGLDNLQFERLSAAECLWKLTKEAERFDTVLLDPPRSGCKEVIRFLPEVAPEKIIYISCDPPTLARDLRLLQEVGYQVSHVKPFDMFPQTFHLETVTLLRRA
- a CDS encoding MerR family transcriptional regulator encodes the protein MAKEAAIPKKAYFRIGEVAEICGLEPHVLRYWEREFPQIRPKRVAGQRLYRRKDVETILQIKKLLYDEGFTIAGARKRLAEKPTHQSLLQEIKRELLELKELLERD
- a CDS encoding HU family DNA-binding protein, which gives rise to MKKNKTVTKKELAQHLHDNLGFSVRSMSRVVDEVFELIKEALIIGEPVKIVRFGTFEPYERRGRRGVSPRSGEAIEIPDQKTVVFRPSPTLRKNLNAR
- the pheT gene encoding phenylalanine--tRNA ligase subunit beta, which codes for MRVPYSWLKEFVPHLSASPEEVAEALTMAGLEVEGLEDAYDYLDRVVVGEVFEVLPHPRQEHLSLCLVRAGEKTYRVVCGAPNVAPGIKAPLALPGAVLFEGQEIIPTTIKGELSEAVLCSAAELGLDGDENGLMILPSSLATGLDLREALSLKDPVLELGITPNRGDCLSILGVAREVAAIFDLDLTIPPRPAPPQGDEVTQLAQVNIEEPDLCYRYAARVVRGVKIAPSPLWLKRRLKAVGIRPINNIVDITNYILFEVGQPLHAFDLQRLSEGRIIVRRARPGEAIITLDGVERRLDEETLVIADPKGPVAIAGVMGGAETEITEETQEVLIESACFNPLSIRRTSQKLRLSSESSYRFERGTDPETVILGLERAASLMGELAGGQIVAGLIDVYPRPAKERKVLLRASRLKRLLGEDIPIKLAANLLERLRIKTHLEEEGLRAHIPSFRHDLSIEADLIEEVARLYGYGLIATGFPTARLEAEAEGDERRLQRRLRSTLVGMGLSEIISYSFISERWLDLLRLAPDDPRRKVVKILNPLSEDQAIMRPSLVPCLLEVARRNIFRGNPHLKLFEIGKIFIDEGQELPHEETMVAGLLTGYIRPESCHEPPREGDFFDLKGLVEGILSALKVKAKLMPQSSQPYLRPGVSMEVVSNQKVIGYLGEVAPYLREALDLDSPLYIFELSFDELVSLYRPVVRFRPLPRYPATTRDLAIVVSQTIPAADILMAIKALDVPYLEEVFIFDVYQGKNIPQGYRSLGLRFIYRAPDRTLTDEEVNEIQKDLTEKILAQFKARIR
- the pheS gene encoding phenylalanine--tRNA ligase subunit alpha; protein product: MEEERLKSLRAEALAELAKAQTSQEVEAVRIKYLGRKGLLTGILKGVKELPAELRPIVGRLANEIKRELESRIKDRLSDLKEKEASIGPGLDITLPGRPWPIGHLHPITQVMEEICEVFVRLGFSIERGPEVELDYYNFEALNIPKDHPARDMQATFYISESVLLRTHTSPIQIRAMERRRPPLRIIAPGKVYRCDSDVTHTPMFHQVEGLMVDREVSFADLKGVLTYFVHQIFGPQTGVRFRPSFFPFTEPSAEIDIQCVMCGGKGCRVCGHTGWLEVLGAGMVHPNVFASVGYDSEEWTGFAFGLGVERIAMLKYGIDDIRLFFENNWRFLEQF
- the rplT gene encoding 50S ribosomal protein L20 — protein: MPRTKGGYKTRRRHKKILKLAKGYWGNRSRNFRRAKETVERAMAYAYRDRRQRKRDFRRLWQVRIGAATRLNGLSYSKFMGGLRKAGVEIDRKMLANLAVTDPEAFSRLVNLASANLQQ